One Cyanobacteria bacterium QS_8_64_29 DNA segment encodes these proteins:
- a CDS encoding exopolyphosphatase has protein sequence MVATDSALPNAVDIAHPTGQAERNLAAIDIGTNSIHMVIVRIQPELPAFNIIAREKDTVRLGERDPETGAIKAEALERGLAALQRGRDLARSFGAEQIVAVATSAVRESPNGREFLKQVASELGIFVSLISGQEEARRIYLGVLSGMEFQDRPHAIADIGGGSTELILGDGREPRFLSSIKVGAVRLTEELVTTDPISTAEFEYLQAYIREMLARPSEELRSQLAPGEPLQLVGTSGTIETLASLHAKETLDWVPSPLQGYQFSRSDLQGMVDRLAARNRKQRAAMPGIGDKRAEILLPGALILLETMKLLGCEDITICERALREGLVVDWMLAHGLIADRLRYQGSVRQRSVLNIAHKYRVDLAYSERVAQLALSLFDWTQGCLHEWSTRERELLWAGAILHECGIHVSHSAYHKHSYYLIRNGELLGFTEAEIEAIANLARYHRKNKPKKKHEGYKNLPDKQHRKLVEQLSTLLRLAVALDRRKLGAIAQLRCEYRAKGKEIVLHLSPARAEDDCALELWSVEDNKGPFEEAFGIQLTPQLEPAAVAGSPAEGAQTVEPQSSR, from the coding sequence ATGGTTGCTACCGACTCTGCCCTGCCCAACGCCGTCGATATTGCCCACCCCACCGGTCAAGCCGAACGCAACCTAGCCGCTATCGACATTGGCACGAACTCCATTCACATGGTGATCGTGCGGATTCAGCCCGAGCTGCCGGCTTTTAATATTATCGCGCGCGAGAAAGATACTGTCCGCTTGGGCGAGCGCGATCCCGAAACGGGCGCCATCAAGGCAGAAGCGCTGGAGCGGGGGCTGGCTGCCCTGCAGCGCGGCCGGGATTTGGCGCGCAGCTTTGGCGCCGAGCAAATCGTGGCCGTGGCGACCAGCGCCGTTCGCGAGTCGCCCAATGGGCGCGAGTTCCTCAAGCAAGTCGCCTCGGAGCTGGGGATCTTTGTCAGCTTGATTTCGGGACAAGAAGAGGCGCGCCGCATTTATTTGGGCGTGCTCTCGGGCATGGAGTTCCAGGACCGGCCGCACGCCATTGCCGACATTGGCGGGGGGTCGACCGAGCTCATCCTGGGCGATGGGCGCGAGCCGCGCTTTCTCAGCAGCATCAAGGTGGGGGCGGTCCGCCTGACTGAGGAATTGGTAACCACCGACCCCATCAGCACGGCCGAGTTCGAGTACCTGCAGGCCTACATCCGCGAGATGCTGGCGCGCCCGAGTGAGGAGCTGCGATCGCAGCTGGCCCCCGGCGAGCCACTGCAGCTGGTGGGGACCTCCGGCACCATCGAGACCCTGGCCTCGCTGCATGCCAAGGAAACCCTGGACTGGGTGCCGTCACCACTGCAGGGCTACCAGTTCAGTCGCTCGGACTTGCAAGGCATGGTCGATCGCCTGGCGGCCCGCAACCGCAAGCAACGCGCGGCCATGCCCGGCATTGGCGACAAGCGCGCCGAGATCCTCCTGCCCGGTGCCCTCATTCTGCTGGAGACCATGAAGCTGCTGGGGTGCGAGGACATCACCATTTGCGAGCGGGCCCTGCGCGAAGGGTTGGTGGTGGACTGGATGTTGGCGCACGGCCTGATTGCGGATCGCTTGCGCTATCAGGGCTCGGTGCGGCAGCGCAGCGTGCTCAACATTGCCCACAAGTACCGCGTGGATTTGGCCTACAGCGAGCGTGTCGCGCAGCTGGCCCTGAGCCTGTTCGATTGGACCCAGGGCTGCCTGCACGAGTGGAGCACCCGCGAGCGCGAGCTGCTTTGGGCGGGCGCCATCTTGCACGAGTGCGGCATCCACGTCAGCCACTCCGCCTATCACAAGCACTCCTATTACCTCATCCGCAACGGCGAGCTGCTGGGCTTTACCGAAGCCGAGATTGAGGCGATCGCCAACCTGGCGCGCTACCACCGCAAAAACAAACCCAAGAAAAAACACGAGGGCTACAAGAACCTGCCCGACAAGCAGCACCGCAAGTTGGTCGAGCAGCTCAGTACCCTGCTGCGCCTGGCCGTTGCCCTGGATCGGCGCAAGCTGGGTGCAATCGCGCAGCTGCGCTGCGAGTACCGCGCTAAAGGCAAGGAAATCGTCCTGCACCTGAGCCCGGCGCGCGCCGAGGACGATTGCGCCTTGGAGCTCTGGAGCGTCGAGGACAATAAAGGGCCGTTCGAGGAAGCATTCGGCATTCAGCTGACGCCGCAACTCGAGCCGGCTGCCGTTGCAGGCTCACCTGCCGAGGGGGCCCAAACCGTCGAGCCGCAATCCTCGCGCTAA
- a CDS encoding peptidase S10, whose protein sequence is MADSAPAEASDRAYQPPAGRVSEYQFSGDGSAGWPYQVRAEWLPLRERERAVAEVFHVAYLAGDAHPGERPLTFAFNGGPGASSAFLHLGALGPQRVAFAADGTAPPPPVQLESNPASWLPWTDLVFVDPVGTGFSRPLEAASDTSAPSQQNRSDTAQRDSQAETGNFYALQRDLDALAEFLQRFLSRHGRWESPIFVVGESYGGFRVAKLTQLLQQRYGIGLNGAILLSPALEFQILDPSDYDLLPWIDTFPTMAATAAFHGASRTWAPDAAPETVRAEAARFASNDLPRLLVQGAAMPDEERQALLQTMADMLGLPEALVTAAQGRIAKTTFVRHLLRDHRRVCGLYDATVTAVDPYPDRERYEGPDPTLAGIDRIFEAGINALLRRELGLETERPYTLVNWEANRCWQVDLERHLLERQIGATDELRYGLQLNPHLQVYLAHGYYDLVTPFHTSDRLVQLMKLDEGAAARLAVERFGGGHMFYTWPASRSALATTMQAFYARAI, encoded by the coding sequence ATGGCCGATTCTGCCCCTGCCGAAGCCAGCGATCGCGCCTATCAGCCCCCGGCCGGCCGGGTTAGCGAGTACCAGTTCAGCGGTGACGGTTCGGCGGGCTGGCCCTACCAAGTGCGGGCCGAGTGGCTGCCGCTGCGCGAGCGCGAGCGGGCCGTGGCCGAGGTCTTTCATGTGGCCTATCTGGCTGGCGATGCCCATCCCGGCGAGCGTCCGCTCACCTTTGCCTTCAATGGCGGCCCCGGGGCTTCCTCGGCCTTTTTGCACCTAGGCGCGCTCGGGCCTCAGCGGGTGGCGTTTGCGGCTGACGGTACGGCGCCACCGCCGCCGGTGCAGCTAGAGTCGAATCCGGCAAGTTGGCTGCCCTGGACGGATCTGGTGTTTGTCGATCCGGTGGGGACAGGCTTTAGCCGTCCGCTTGAGGCCGCCTCGGACACATCGGCGCCATCCCAGCAGAACCGTAGCGACACGGCCCAGCGCGACAGCCAAGCCGAGACCGGCAACTTCTACGCCCTACAGCGGGATTTGGATGCGCTGGCCGAGTTCCTGCAGCGGTTTTTATCCCGGCACGGCCGTTGGGAGAGCCCCATCTTTGTTGTCGGCGAGAGCTACGGCGGGTTTCGGGTCGCCAAGCTGACGCAGCTGCTGCAGCAGCGCTACGGCATCGGGCTCAATGGGGCCATCTTGCTCTCGCCGGCCCTGGAGTTCCAAATCCTAGATCCTTCCGATTACGACCTCCTGCCTTGGATCGATACCTTTCCCACCATGGCGGCAACGGCGGCATTCCACGGCGCCAGCCGCACGTGGGCGCCCGATGCCGCACCCGAGACCGTCCGCGCCGAAGCCGCCCGATTTGCTAGCAATGACTTGCCCCGCTTGCTGGTCCAGGGCGCTGCCATGCCGGATGAGGAGCGGCAGGCGCTGCTGCAAACCATGGCGGACATGCTGGGCCTACCCGAAGCGCTAGTGACAGCCGCACAGGGCCGCATTGCCAAGACCACCTTCGTGCGCCACCTCCTGCGCGATCACCGCCGGGTGTGCGGCCTCTACGATGCCACGGTCACCGCCGTCGATCCCTACCCCGACCGCGAGCGTTACGAAGGCCCCGACCCCACTTTGGCCGGCATTGACCGGATATTTGAGGCGGGCATCAACGCCCTGCTGCGCCGCGAGCTAGGACTCGAGACCGAGCGGCCTTACACGTTGGTCAATTGGGAGGCCAACCGCTGCTGGCAGGTGGATCTCGAGCGCCACCTGCTCGAGCGCCAGATTGGCGCTACGGACGAGCTTCGCTACGGCCTGCAGCTCAACCCGCACTTGCAGGTCTATTTGGCGCACGGCTACTACGATTTAGTTACGCCCTTCCACACCAGCGATCGCCTGGTGCAGCTGATGAAGCTGGATGAGGGCGCGGCCGCGCGCTTGGCGGTGGAGCGCTTTGGCGGCGGCCACATGTTCTACACTTGGCCGGCGTCTCGCAGCGCGCTGGCAACTACCATGCAAGCGTTCTACGCGCGCGCGATCTAG
- the ubiA gene encoding 4-hydroxybenzoate octaprenyltransferase (UbiA prenyltransferase family catalyzes the transfer of a prenyl group to various acceptors with hydrophobic ring structures in the biosynthesis of respiratory quinones, hemes, chlorophylls, vitamin E, and shikonin): MSSPQSPSAEPTWWTVVRLLRWNRPTGRLILMVPALWGVVLAAGGRPPLPLVGLIVVGSFVTSAAGCVINDLWDRNIDSQVARTQNRPLASRALSVRTGIAVAIAALACAAGIATYLNPVSFGLSAAAVPVIVAYPLAKRFFPIPQLVLAVAWGFAVLISWSAISCAANAPAAASCLGTGAWLLWGATLLWTLGFDTVYAMADRDDDRRIGVHSSALFFGRYASEAVGAFFAGACGCLAALGVQLGLQPSFWLAWAITVVGWVAQYVRLSQPELPDRLFAQLFRENVGIGFVLLAGMAAGSLG; the protein is encoded by the coding sequence GTGAGCTCGCCTCAATCACCATCGGCCGAGCCCACATGGTGGACGGTGGTGCGGCTGCTGCGCTGGAATCGCCCCACCGGGCGCTTAATCCTAATGGTGCCGGCGCTATGGGGCGTGGTTTTGGCGGCCGGTGGCCGGCCGCCGCTGCCGCTGGTGGGGCTGATTGTCGTTGGCAGTTTTGTCACCAGCGCGGCCGGCTGCGTCATTAACGATCTCTGGGATCGCAACATCGACTCGCAGGTGGCGCGCACCCAAAACCGGCCGTTGGCCTCGCGCGCGCTCTCGGTCCGTACCGGCATTGCTGTCGCCATTGCGGCGCTAGCCTGCGCGGCCGGCATTGCAACGTATCTTAATCCTGTCAGCTTTGGACTCAGTGCGGCAGCCGTACCGGTGATCGTTGCGTATCCGCTGGCCAAGCGCTTTTTCCCCATCCCCCAGCTCGTGCTGGCCGTTGCCTGGGGGTTTGCGGTACTCATCAGCTGGAGCGCGATCAGCTGCGCGGCCAATGCCCCGGCGGCGGCTTCGTGCTTGGGGACGGGGGCCTGGCTGCTGTGGGGGGCAACGCTGCTCTGGACGCTGGGCTTCGACACGGTTTACGCCATGGCCGATCGCGACGACGACCGGCGCATTGGGGTGCACTCCAGCGCCCTGTTTTTCGGCCGTTACGCCAGTGAGGCGGTGGGCGCGTTCTTTGCCGGGGCTTGCGGCTGTCTGGCGGCCCTAGGCGTGCAGCTGGGCCTGCAACCGAGCTTTTGGCTGGCCTGGGCGATCACGGTGGTGGGCTGGGTAGCCCAGTACGTGCGCCTGTCGCAGCCCGAGCTCCCCGATCGCCTGTTCGCGCAACTTTTTCGCGAGAACGTGGGCATTGGCTTTGTGCTGCTGGCCGGCATGGCGGCCGGCTCGCTGGGTTAG
- a CDS encoding cytochrome, giving the protein MRRTIVGIMGPGEGASAADCERAYALGEGVAQRGWVLLTGGRPQGVMAAANRGARAAGSLTVGILPDGDADAAAPEVAVAIATDLGNARNNINALSSDAIVACGMGLGTASEVALALKAGKPVVLLAAPPEALALFRQLAGERVASTDTPEAALQQLPAWLAIPDQGTGGRTGGG; this is encoded by the coding sequence ATGCGACGCACGATTGTCGGTATTATGGGACCAGGGGAAGGGGCGAGCGCGGCGGACTGCGAACGGGCCTACGCCCTGGGCGAGGGAGTAGCCCAGCGCGGCTGGGTCCTGCTAACCGGCGGCCGGCCGCAGGGCGTGATGGCGGCCGCCAACCGCGGGGCTCGGGCCGCCGGCAGCCTGACAGTTGGGATTCTGCCCGATGGGGATGCGGATGCTGCTGCTCCTGAGGTGGCGGTTGCCATCGCCACGGATCTGGGCAACGCGCGCAACAACATCAACGCGCTCAGCAGCGATGCCATCGTGGCGTGCGGCATGGGGCTGGGCACCGCTTCAGAGGTAGCGCTAGCCCTCAAAGCGGGCAAGCCGGTCGTGCTGCTGGCAGCGCCGCCCGAAGCATTGGCCTTGTTCCGCCAGCTGGCTGGCGAGCGCGTTGCCAGCACCGATACGCCCGAGGCGGCCTTACAGCAGCTACCGGCCTGGCTGGCAATCCCGGACCAGGGCACTGGCGGGCGCACCGGCGGCGGCTAG
- a CDS encoding orotate phosphoribosyltransferase, which translates to MPKTETASHRQRLLAMLAQYSYQQGEFTLTSGERSCHYIDGKQVTLRPKGAQAVGELMLARLSASVQAVAGLTLGADPIVSAVSTVSAYGERPLPASIVRKSPKGHGTGAYLEGPTLPAEARVAVLEDVVTTGQSALQAADRLQAAGYSVVQILALVDREQGAAEQFRASGLPFEALFTLSEVRERAGRP; encoded by the coding sequence ATGCCAAAGACCGAGACAGCCTCGCACCGCCAGCGCCTGCTCGCCATGCTGGCGCAATATAGCTATCAGCAAGGTGAGTTCACCTTGACCTCGGGGGAGCGCAGCTGCCATTACATTGACGGCAAGCAAGTCACGCTCCGCCCCAAAGGTGCGCAGGCCGTCGGCGAGCTCATGCTGGCGCGTTTGTCAGCTAGCGTGCAAGCCGTCGCCGGCCTGACCCTAGGGGCCGATCCCATTGTTAGCGCAGTCAGTACGGTCTCAGCGTACGGCGAGCGCCCGCTACCAGCTTCGATCGTGCGCAAGTCCCCCAAAGGGCACGGTACAGGCGCCTATCTGGAAGGGCCCACTTTGCCGGCCGAGGCACGCGTCGCCGTTCTGGAGGATGTGGTCACGACCGGACAATCGGCCTTGCAAGCCGCGGATCGCCTGCAGGCAGCCGGTTACTCCGTCGTGCAAATCCTGGCGCTGGTCGATCGCGAGCAGGGGGCCGCCGAGCAGTTTCGCGCGAGCGGGCTGCCGTTTGAGGCGTTGTTTACCTTAAGCGAGGTGCGCGAGCGCGCCGGCCGCCCTTAG